The genomic stretch TGGACCAAGGAGGATGCATCGAGACCTGTAAGCCTACGACCCACCAAGACCCCACCTTTACTATCGATGGTGTACTACATTACTGCGTAGCCAATATGCCAGGAGCTGTACCTTACACTTCTACCATCGCACTGACCAATGCCACCCTTCCTTATGCTATCCAATTGGCAGACAAGGGATGGAAAAGAGCCTCTAAAGAAAGTATAGAGCTGACGACAGGGCTGAATGTAATAAAAGGGGATGTGGTTTATAAAGCCGTAGCGGATGCTTTTAACCTACCTTTCACAGCAGTGGAAAAACACTTAGAAAACTAAAAATCAATCCCTTAAATAGGATATTTCCCAAATATAAATAAAAAGACTGCTTTGTAAAGCAGTCTTTTTTCTGTTATATATGATTTACAGTCAATGCTGTCCTAAATAATTTTTGATTTACCCTTTAGTCTGTATTTGAAAGCAAATTGGGGACATATTAAGGAGTTTGAGCAAACAGATCCCCCTGTACTATTTTCAGGGGTGGTTTTTCGGGTTCCGTAAATGGGCTATCAAGCCATTTTTGCAGTTCGATTTTCACGAATATATTGAGCCGGATAAAGGCCACCAGATTGGACAGGTGCCAGCCGAATTTAGCTGTTGCCTTCATGACTTTGATCAGCAGGATGGTGATCAAAGCCGTCCATATCTGGATCATTACTGCATTTTTAGAGGTTCCGATAAAGGTTTTGATATGCAATAGCTGCTTGATGTCCCGAAAAAACACCTCAATCTCCCATCTTGATTTGTAGAGGTCCCCAATGGTCTGGGCCGCCCAGGCAAAGTTGTTGGTGATCAGTTCAATGGTCTGCCGGTTTTCCTCATCCCACACGGCCACTCTTCTGAGCCTTCCCTTATACTTGGTTTTGGATTGTGGGTTGGTCAGTTCGATTTCTTCGTCTTTGAGCACATGTTGGGCGGTTGTTTCGGGCAGCTCCCGTTCTTCGACGGTGCTGAAGGCAAGGTTTCCCTTGTGCCTGATCACGAAGAACACCCCTTTGCTGTCCCAGACGTTGAGCATGGGCAAGTCATTGTAATACCGGTCGGCGACGATCACCGAGCCCTTTTCCAAGGGAATGTCGTAAGCTCCTTTATTATCCCCGACACTCCCCTCGGTAATGTTCACGTAAACAGGGAGTTTCCCGTCATATTC from Echinicola soli encodes the following:
- a CDS encoding IS4 family transposase yields the protein MCNITLFSQIIKKIDRSIFKKLVKEKQTDKGCKGFDSWTHLVSMLFCHFAKSTSVRDISNGLRSATGNLNHLGIAKAPSKSSISYQNKRRDSDLFRDLYYSLLGSLGQQAAVKRSKLRIKVPVYLLDATVISLCLSVFDWATFRTKKGAVKMHTLLEYDGKLPVYVNITEGSVGDNKGAYDIPLEKGSVIVADRYYNDLPMLNVWDSKGVFFVIRHKGNLAFSTVEERELPETTAQHVLKDEEIELTNPQSKTKYKGRLRRVAVWDEENRQTIELITNNFAWAAQTIGDLYKSRWEIEVFFRDIKQLLHIKTFIGTSKNAVMIQIWTALITILLIKVMKATAKFGWHLSNLVAFIRLNIFVKIELQKWLDSPFTEPEKPPLKIVQGDLFAQTP